One Faecalispora anaeroviscerum genomic window carries:
- a CDS encoding type IV pilus twitching motility protein PilT, whose translation MEILEMLQTAVLKGASDIFIISGCPASYKINDMIQPMNDEKLMPDNAKLIISQIFEIASQRDFQAFLQKGDDDFSFSIPKLGRFRCNAYLQRNSCAAVLRILGFELPEPRALHIPQTVMYLANKERGLVLITGPAGSGKTTTLACLIEQINQTRNSHIITIEDPIEFLHAHKKSIVSQREIDNDTRGYIPALRAALRQAPDVILIGEMRDYETISTAVTAAETGQLILSTLHTLGASSAIDRIIDVFPQNQQYQIRVQLSMVLQAVVSQQLIPSLDGTLVPAFEILLVNSAIRHMIREAKTHQIDNAISANAAIGMLSMDNDLLRLYRERVISKETALTYCSNVELMSKKLAL comes from the coding sequence ATGGAAATTCTGGAAATGCTTCAAACAGCCGTATTGAAAGGCGCATCCGATATTTTTATCATTTCCGGATGCCCAGCTTCTTATAAAATCAACGATATGATTCAGCCGATGAATGATGAAAAGTTAATGCCGGATAACGCAAAGCTGATCATCTCTCAAATTTTTGAAATTGCGAGCCAGCGTGATTTTCAGGCCTTTTTGCAAAAGGGCGACGACGATTTCTCTTTTTCCATTCCCAAGCTGGGCCGGTTCCGCTGCAATGCCTATTTACAGAGAAACTCCTGCGCAGCTGTTCTGCGTATTTTAGGGTTTGAACTGCCCGAGCCTCGTGCGCTCCATATTCCTCAAACTGTAATGTACCTGGCCAATAAAGAACGGGGACTGGTTCTGATCACCGGGCCAGCCGGCAGCGGCAAAACCACTACTCTCGCATGTTTGATTGAACAGATTAATCAAACGCGCAACAGCCATATTATTACCATTGAAGACCCGATCGAGTTTCTGCATGCCCATAAAAAAAGCATTGTCAGCCAGCGAGAAATCGACAACGATACCCGTGGGTATATTCCCGCGCTCCGCGCCGCACTCCGGCAGGCCCCCGACGTAATTTTGATTGGTGAAATGCGCGACTATGAAACCATATCCACGGCTGTAACGGCTGCCGAAACCGGCCAGCTGATTCTCTCTACCCTGCATACCTTGGGGGCCTCCAGCGCAATTGACCGCATTATTGATGTGTTCCCCCAGAACCAGCAGTATCAAATTCGTGTTCAGCTTTCGATGGTATTGCAGGCTGTCGTTTCTCAACAACTGATTCCCTCGCTGGACGGCACTCTTGTCCCGGCATTTGAGATTCTGCTGGTCAACAGCGCAATCCGCCATATGATCCGCGAGGCAAAAACCCATCAGATTGACAATGCCATTTCCGCGAATGCTGCAATTGGAATGCTCTCAATGGACAACGACCTGCTTCGCCTTTATAGAGAAAGAGTTATTTCAAAGGAAACTGCGCTGACCTATTGCAGCAATGTGGAATTAATGAGCAAAAAGCTTGCATTGTAA
- a CDS encoding type II secretion system F family protein, which produces MLEKNSTVFTAGELALLCSQISWMLESAIPLEEGIAVICENTENPRQKKMLQSVCDATTQCGSFSQAIRESSFFPSYMVHMVEIGKKTGRLDDVMASLAVHYQREDQILRQIKGAVTYPLILIFMVAAILAVLTAKILPVFRQVFDGLSSYDSAVSYRAVTMGITAGRVTVVIMVLAGLSMLLAVLFAETRRGRWAFLSVCYRVPFLAKIINRIDSAQFASALSILLSSGYDVSESLNLMPDILQNPRNLENAKKAAQAVEGGAPLSSALQQTGLFSGPRFSMIRVGESAGSMEKVLSKIADIDTEEALELMNQKIALIEPILVGLVSVVIGALLLSVMLPLIGIMTSII; this is translated from the coding sequence ATGCTTGAAAAAAACAGTACCGTCTTTACGGCAGGCGAGCTCGCTTTACTCTGCTCACAGATTTCCTGGATGTTAGAATCGGCAATTCCTTTAGAAGAAGGAATTGCCGTAATTTGTGAAAACACAGAAAATCCCCGGCAAAAAAAGATGCTTCAAAGCGTGTGCGACGCAACCACCCAGTGCGGCTCATTCAGCCAGGCTATTCGCGAATCCTCTTTTTTCCCGTCATATATGGTACATATGGTAGAAATCGGAAAAAAGACCGGCAGACTCGATGACGTTATGGCCAGCCTTGCCGTTCATTATCAGCGTGAGGATCAGATCCTGCGCCAAATTAAGGGAGCCGTTACCTATCCCCTCATCCTGATTTTTATGGTTGCCGCAATTCTTGCAGTGCTTACCGCCAAAATTCTGCCGGTGTTTCGGCAGGTATTTGACGGACTGAGCTCGTATGATTCCGCTGTTTCGTACCGTGCGGTAACTATGGGGATTACCGCAGGACGGGTCACCGTAGTCATTATGGTTCTGGCAGGGCTTTCCATGCTTTTGGCTGTCCTGTTCGCCGAAACCCGGCGTGGCCGCTGGGCCTTTCTTTCTGTCTGTTACCGGGTTCCTTTTCTCGCTAAAATCATTAACAGAATCGATTCCGCCCAGTTTGCTTCCGCATTGTCCATCCTTCTCAGCAGCGGATACGACGTTTCGGAGTCTTTAAATTTAATGCCGGATATTTTGCAGAACCCCCGCAATCTTGAAAATGCAAAGAAAGCAGCTCAGGCCGTGGAAGGTGGGGCTCCCCTTTCGTCCGCTTTGCAGCAGACCGGGCTGTTCTCCGGGCCGCGCTTCAGTATGATCCGCGTGGGAGAAAGCGCCGGCAGCATGGAAAAGGTTCTGTCTAAAATTGCAGACATCGATACGGAAGAGGCTCTGGAGTTGATGAATCAGAAAATTGCCCTGATCGAACCAATTCTGGTAGGTCTGGTTTCCGTGGTGATCGGTGCGCTCCTTCTTTCCGTTATGCTGCCGCTGATCGGAATTATGACCAGCATCATCTAA
- a CDS encoding polysaccharide deacetylase family protein, translating into MFFTVSLRSKKSIAALALVLILLVTGVTGATVGALGSNRKFEGVPLTIVMYHGVIKDSRHQGTYMISPQLLESDMKYLKEKGYTAVVVQDLIDYVDKGKPLPERPVMLTFDDGYYNNYVYAYPLSLKYNMKIVISPIGYFTEKYSESGEENELYSHVTWTEINEMMQSGMVEIQNHSYHLHGTADTGRLGAQKNKRETTEAYTTLLTNDLTEMQELIRSHTGWTPTAFTYPFGIISKESFPVVHSMGFRASLSCEERINDITRDPESLYLLGRFLRTPGKTSESFFATRLK; encoded by the coding sequence ATGTTTTTCACTGTTAGCCTTCGAAGCAAAAAAAGCATTGCCGCTCTTGCGCTGGTTCTAATTCTGCTGGTTACCGGTGTGACCGGGGCCACCGTGGGAGCACTGGGCAGCAACCGAAAATTTGAGGGGGTGCCGCTCACTATTGTGATGTACCACGGGGTGATCAAAGACAGCCGGCATCAGGGAACCTACATGATCTCTCCGCAGCTGCTGGAAAGCGACATGAAATACTTAAAAGAGAAGGGGTATACCGCGGTAGTGGTTCAGGATCTGATCGACTACGTCGACAAGGGTAAGCCTCTGCCGGAAAGACCCGTAATGCTCACCTTTGACGACGGGTATTACAATAATTATGTGTACGCTTACCCCTTGTCCCTAAAATATAATATGAAGATCGTCATCTCGCCGATTGGATATTTTACAGAAAAGTACAGTGAGTCCGGTGAGGAAAATGAGTTGTATTCTCATGTTACCTGGACAGAAATCAATGAAATGATGCAGTCCGGCATGGTGGAGATTCAAAACCACAGTTACCATCTGCATGGAACGGCCGATACAGGACGCCTTGGCGCGCAGAAGAACAAACGAGAGACTACGGAAGCCTATACGACGCTCCTGACGAATGACTTGACCGAGATGCAGGAGCTCATCCGTTCCCACACGGGGTGGACCCCTACTGCCTTTACCTATCCGTTTGGGATCATCAGTAAAGAATCCTTTCCTGTTGTGCATAGCATGGGGTTTCGAGCCTCCCTAAGCTGTGAGGAACGGATCAACGATATTACCCGCGATCCGGAAAGTTTGTATCTGCTGGGGCGTTTTTTGCGCACTCCGGGCAAAACCAGCGAAAGTTTTTTTGCCACACGGCTGAAATAA
- a CDS encoding HD domain-containing protein, whose product MNTKEEFEEIYTANIHRNGSRELLEWLSTTDFFTAPASTKFHCACLGGLAQHSVNVYRVMREKHFEEGKDNEESFAICGLLHDVCKAQYYKTSTKNVKNEETGTWEKRPIYMVEDSFPYGHGEKSVFLIERFLRLKPAEAVAIRWHMGGFDDSARAGNFAISLAYQKYPIAVKLHLADLESTYLREKGTSSAH is encoded by the coding sequence ATGAATACCAAAGAAGAATTTGAAGAAATTTATACCGCCAATATTCACCGCAACGGCAGCAGAGAGTTGTTGGAGTGGCTTTCCACTACCGACTTTTTTACCGCGCCGGCAAGCACAAAGTTCCATTGCGCCTGTCTGGGCGGGCTGGCGCAGCATAGCGTCAATGTGTACCGTGTAATGCGCGAAAAGCACTTCGAAGAGGGGAAAGATAATGAAGAAAGCTTCGCCATCTGCGGGCTTCTGCACGATGTCTGCAAGGCGCAGTATTATAAAACCTCTACGAAAAACGTGAAGAACGAAGAAACCGGTACATGGGAAAAGCGTCCGATTTATATGGTGGAGGACAGCTTCCCGTATGGGCACGGGGAGAAGTCTGTCTTTCTGATCGAACGCTTCCTGCGTTTGAAGCCCGCGGAGGCCGTGGCGATTCGCTGGCATATGGGCGGTTTTGACGATTCCGCCCGTGCTGGAAATTTCGCGATCAGCCTCGCTTATCAAAAATATCCGATTGCGGTAAAGCTGCATTTAGCAGATTTGGAATCGACCTACCTGCGCGAAAAAGGGACCTCATCCGCGCATTGA
- a CDS encoding O-antigen ligase family protein translates to MLVLFLTISIFLPFYVSMAAVSIIAFMTVINYERRAEAFGDPYSIGIVLFFLFTGFVGQVYNNHIGSAYSLFAAALLVCGFYIRSFMTKQLYDQAMDTACLSSVACAAVAIFQKISTYATNPSFRPISTFINANYYATIIEFVVLIAIYRMITNAQNRRFYMIVIASNLVGLYLSASMSAIFSLGLAVLVFLFLKGKRKMATMIALGGMLLVVFGLILPELFPRIEFIDQSWDQRVNIWTTSIKGIQHHPFFGEGAAAYRLACEEYFGYKTYHAHNLYLDTLLNFGLVGATVITGYVYVQARIVLARFRGRICGNMNVLLAACSCAVLVHGFTDVTIFWGQTAMLFLLIFSSTGINAVYAGGILRVRQRLAAATGYLEQSNQGAAVFKN, encoded by the coding sequence ATGCTAGTGCTATTTCTGACTATTTCTATTTTTCTACCGTTTTATGTCAGCATGGCGGCTGTTTCAATCATTGCATTTATGACGGTTATCAATTACGAAAGACGAGCAGAGGCTTTTGGAGATCCGTATTCTATAGGAATTGTATTATTCTTTCTGTTTACTGGTTTCGTCGGGCAAGTATACAATAACCATATTGGAAGCGCTTATTCATTGTTTGCCGCGGCTCTTTTAGTATGTGGATTCTACATCCGTAGCTTTATGACGAAGCAGCTGTACGATCAGGCGATGGATACCGCCTGCCTGAGCAGTGTGGCATGTGCGGCGGTGGCGATATTTCAGAAGATTTCCACCTACGCGACGAATCCTTCGTTTCGCCCGATTTCAACATTCATTAACGCAAACTACTATGCGACCATTATCGAATTTGTTGTTTTGATCGCAATTTATCGAATGATTACCAATGCGCAGAACCGTCGGTTTTATATGATCGTGATCGCAAGCAACCTTGTGGGGCTTTACCTTTCAGCCAGCATGTCTGCCATCTTTTCTCTTGGCCTTGCGGTGCTGGTGTTCCTATTCCTGAAGGGAAAACGCAAAATGGCAACGATGATTGCCCTTGGCGGGATGCTCCTGGTAGTGTTCGGTTTGATTTTACCGGAGCTGTTCCCCCGCATTGAGTTTATCGATCAATCGTGGGATCAACGGGTAAACATCTGGACGACTTCCATTAAGGGAATTCAGCATCATCCGTTCTTTGGTGAAGGCGCGGCAGCCTATCGTTTGGCCTGCGAGGAATATTTCGGCTACAAGACATATCACGCGCACAACCTGTATCTTGATACATTATTGAATTTTGGACTGGTCGGCGCAACAGTAATTACTGGATATGTGTATGTTCAGGCTAGAATTGTACTGGCTCGTTTCCGCGGTCGAATCTGCGGGAACATGAATGTCCTTCTGGCAGCCTGTTCCTGTGCTGTTTTGGTACACGGCTTTACGGATGTGACCATCTTCTGGGGACAGACCGCAATGCTTTTCCTTTTGATTTTTTCTTCCACCGGAATCAATGCCGTTTATGCGGGCGGAATCCTTCGCGTGCGTCAGCGTTTGGCGGCAGCCACCGGTTATTTGGAACAGTCGAATCAGGGTGCGGCTGTATTTAAAAATTAA
- a CDS encoding DUF4860 domain-containing protein: MNEKTHQSTQTFFALLIACVFTAASLFLVTLGADAYRNSLHSITVNHQIRAALSYTANQIRSADNADNISIESLDNQQVLLIRSQETEKSGNTYLYFRDGYLMELFAGDQDPFEPEYGEKITQINQFAVTKSGKLFVISATAQNGRQFSVSVCPRAS; the protein is encoded by the coding sequence GTGAATGAAAAAACACACCAGTCTACGCAAACCTTTTTTGCTCTGCTGATTGCCTGTGTGTTTACCGCTGCTTCTCTTTTTCTAGTGACATTGGGAGCCGACGCCTATCGAAACAGTTTGCACTCGATTACTGTCAATCATCAGATTCGTGCCGCGCTGTCCTATACGGCCAATCAAATTCGTTCCGCAGACAACGCGGACAATATTTCGATCGAATCACTCGATAACCAGCAGGTACTTTTGATCCGTTCCCAAGAGACCGAAAAGAGCGGGAACACATATCTGTATTTTCGTGACGGATATTTAATGGAGCTTTTTGCCGGTGATCAGGACCCTTTTGAGCCGGAATATGGAGAGAAAATCACGCAAATAAATCAATTTGCTGTGACAAAAAGCGGTAAATTATTTGTCATTTCCGCGACTGCTCAGAATGGCAGGCAATTTTCAGTTTCTGTCTGCCCGAGAGCCTCTTAA
- a CDS encoding cation-translocating P-type ATPase, which translates to MTEPSQSYFERFHPDYSTGLTQEQIDQRRQQGLFNGESDIKTKSVKEIVLQNIITPFNILNAVLASLILLVGSYKNLLFMGVILSNLLIGIFQEIRAKRTIDRLALIAEPKARVIRNGEQLTIEIRDIVLDDILFLEAGNQICTDCILCNGECEVNESLLTGETDPVLKKTGDTMLSGSFIVSGACHAQVEHVGQENYAEKISQDAKYLKKPNSEIMVWINRIIQVIGILIVPVGLILFYKQYYILQTGFSKSIVSTVAALVGMIPEGLVLLTSVVLAVSVIRLASHKTLVQELYCIETLARVDVLCLDKTGTITEGILQLDDLLLCNETEQEQAETALCALTAVLPDNNPTMNAVRKSYCSPPGWSCKEIVPFSSAKKWSGAFFENQGSFILGAPEILLPDKSSDIRRKADSCAQSGQRVLLLVKSAGNFQDKELPAELEPMALLLFSDKIRPEAPQTLLYFAEQGVTLKVISGDNPITVANIAQKAGMKNADSYVDATTLDTPEALAEAAERYTVFGRVTPQQKLDLVKILKKANHTVAMTGDGVNDVLALKEADCSIAMASGSDAARTVSQLVLLDSNFASLPKVVHEGRRSINNLQRSACLFLVKAFFSAIIAIYFIFAPYDYPLQPIQFSLINLFAIGIPSFLLAMEPNKDRVRGKFIVNIITKSLPGMLAMALTIIIVMPVSTFFHLSVDQVSTVSVILIGFTGLMNLLSICLPFNTLRKVLFYTMVGGFLTAMLLFQDFFSLVDLTAPMLLVIAVMMIFSACVITIIYRMVKRIG; encoded by the coding sequence ATGACCGAACCGTCACAATCTTATTTTGAACGGTTTCATCCCGACTATTCAACTGGACTGACGCAGGAACAAATTGACCAGCGGCGTCAACAGGGCCTTTTTAATGGGGAATCGGACATAAAAACCAAGTCGGTGAAAGAAATTGTTTTGCAAAACATTATAACCCCCTTTAACATATTAAATGCCGTTTTGGCCTCTTTGATTTTGCTGGTGGGCTCTTATAAGAACCTGCTGTTCATGGGTGTGATTCTCAGCAATCTGCTGATCGGAATTTTTCAGGAAATTCGTGCCAAACGAACCATAGATCGCCTGGCCCTGATCGCCGAGCCCAAGGCCAGGGTAATTCGAAACGGTGAACAGCTGACCATTGAAATCCGCGACATAGTTCTGGATGACATTCTGTTTTTGGAAGCGGGAAACCAAATCTGCACCGACTGTATCCTATGCAACGGTGAGTGCGAGGTGAACGAGTCCCTGCTGACGGGCGAGACGGACCCTGTTTTGAAAAAAACGGGCGATACGATGCTTTCCGGTAGCTTTATAGTCAGCGGCGCCTGCCACGCCCAGGTTGAGCACGTGGGCCAGGAAAATTATGCGGAAAAGATTTCGCAGGACGCCAAATACTTGAAAAAACCGAATTCCGAAATCATGGTTTGGATCAACCGCATTATTCAGGTGATCGGAATTCTGATTGTGCCGGTCGGGTTAATTCTGTTTTACAAGCAATATTACATTCTGCAAACCGGTTTTTCGAAATCGATCGTCAGCACCGTGGCCGCTCTGGTCGGCATGATTCCGGAGGGTCTGGTGCTTTTGACGAGTGTTGTACTGGCTGTCAGCGTAATTCGTTTGGCCTCGCATAAAACACTTGTTCAGGAATTATACTGTATCGAAACGCTGGCTCGCGTAGATGTTCTTTGTCTGGACAAGACCGGCACTATTACCGAAGGCATCCTGCAGCTTGACGATTTGCTGCTTTGTAATGAAACGGAACAGGAACAGGCGGAAACTGCTCTATGCGCACTAACCGCCGTACTGCCGGACAACAACCCAACCATGAACGCGGTACGAAAAAGCTATTGCTCTCCACCCGGCTGGAGCTGCAAGGAAATAGTCCCTTTTTCCTCCGCCAAAAAATGGAGCGGCGCTTTTTTTGAAAATCAAGGATCTTTCATTCTTGGCGCTCCGGAGATTCTTTTGCCAGACAAATCCTCAGACATTCGGCGTAAAGCTGACTCCTGTGCGCAAAGTGGGCAGCGCGTTCTGCTTCTCGTAAAATCCGCCGGGAATTTTCAGGACAAGGAGCTGCCTGCCGAGCTTGAACCAATGGCTCTGCTGTTGTTCAGCGACAAAATAAGGCCGGAGGCGCCGCAGACTCTGCTGTATTTCGCCGAGCAGGGCGTTACGCTCAAGGTGATTTCCGGTGACAACCCAATTACGGTTGCGAACATTGCCCAAAAAGCAGGCATGAAAAACGCAGACAGCTATGTGGATGCAACAACTCTAGATACACCAGAAGCACTGGCCGAAGCTGCCGAACGTTACACCGTTTTCGGCCGCGTGACCCCTCAGCAAAAGCTAGACTTAGTCAAAATACTGAAAAAAGCAAATCATACAGTAGCGATGACGGGCGACGGCGTCAATGATGTTCTGGCCCTCAAAGAAGCGGACTGCAGTATTGCGATGGCCTCGGGAAGCGACGCCGCCAGAACGGTTTCTCAGCTGGTACTGCTGGATTCCAATTTTGCCTCTTTGCCCAAGGTGGTACACGAAGGGCGGCGCTCGATTAATAACCTTCAGCGCTCCGCCTGCCTGTTTCTGGTAAAAGCGTTCTTTTCCGCCATTATCGCAATCTATTTTATCTTCGCGCCATATGACTATCCCCTACAGCCGATTCAGTTTTCTCTGATTAACCTGTTCGCCATCGGCATACCATCCTTCCTTCTGGCTATGGAACCAAACAAAGACAGAGTCCGGGGAAAATTCATCGTCAACATCATTACAAAATCCTTGCCGGGCATGCTCGCCATGGCGCTCACGATCATTATTGTGATGCCGGTCAGTACCTTCTTTCACCTTTCGGTCGATCAGGTGTCTACCGTCAGCGTGATTCTCATCGGCTTTACCGGCCTGATGAACCTGCTGAGCATTTGCCTGCCATTCAACACCCTGCGCAAAGTGTTGTTTTACACCATGGTCGGTGGATTTTTGACCGCCATGCTGTTGTTTCAGGATTTCTTTTCTCTGGTTGACCTTACCGCACCGATGCTGCTGGTTATTGCGGTAATGATGATCTTTTCGGCGTGTGTAATCACGATCATTTACCGTATGGTCAAGAGAATAGGTTGA
- a CDS encoding transglutaminase-like domain-containing protein: protein MKNTMFLQPKKITALCLLLASTCLLGACAPVTSAEITARNSILSGAALLGRPVTNAESSAQLSNDGVLKQMVYESVPFQTAASTVFSRNGVIIDSSTAANGTIQVKYAGADKHLKVQIKKDSAAYNYDLNSKGTAETYPLQMGSGQYSVRVLENVSGNYYRELYGISLAVALSSENAPFLHTNQYVNYTASSLAVKKASELCASSGTDVEKLKAIYNYMIKNIKYDFEKAAKVTSSYVPNVDSILTSQKGICFDYSSLMAAMLRSQGIPSKVVVGSVDTLAVTHAWNEVYLQGTGWISIKIEVSKTGWNLMDSTLGASNTIGTGYTTARIY, encoded by the coding sequence ATGAAAAATACAATGTTTCTGCAACCTAAAAAAATAACTGCGCTGTGTTTGCTGCTCGCCAGCACCTGCTTACTTGGTGCGTGTGCGCCGGTCACCTCTGCAGAAATCACGGCACGCAACAGCATTTTATCCGGTGCGGCTCTTCTGGGCCGGCCAGTTACAAATGCAGAAAGTAGCGCTCAATTATCAAACGACGGCGTTTTGAAACAGATGGTCTATGAATCTGTTCCGTTCCAGACGGCTGCATCGACCGTTTTCTCCCGGAACGGCGTTATCATCGACTCCAGCACCGCTGCAAACGGCACGATTCAGGTGAAATATGCGGGCGCTGATAAGCACCTAAAGGTTCAGATCAAGAAGGACAGCGCCGCCTACAATTACGACCTGAACAGCAAGGGCACTGCTGAAACCTACCCCTTGCAAATGGGAAGCGGACAGTATTCTGTCCGCGTTCTGGAAAACGTGTCCGGCAATTATTATAGGGAACTATATGGCATTTCCCTGGCGGTAGCGCTGTCGAGCGAAAATGCACCGTTTTTGCACACAAACCAGTATGTGAATTACACCGCATCCTCTCTTGCGGTCAAAAAAGCTTCAGAACTGTGTGCAAGCTCTGGCACCGATGTTGAAAAGCTGAAAGCCATTTACAACTATATGATTAAAAATATTAAATATGATTTTGAAAAGGCAGCCAAAGTAACCTCCAGCTATGTGCCGAACGTGGACTCAATTCTGACCTCTCAGAAAGGGATTTGCTTTGATTACTCTTCTCTAATGGCGGCAATGCTGCGCTCACAGGGGATTCCCTCCAAAGTGGTGGTCGGTTCTGTCGACACACTGGCCGTAACACATGCTTGGAATGAAGTCTATTTACAGGGAACAGGATGGATCTCCATAAAAATTGAGGTGTCTAAAACAGGCTGGAATCTAATGGATTCCACCCTTGGTGCATCCAACACGATTGGAACCGGATATACGACGGCTCGCATCTATTAA
- a CDS encoding SH3 domain-containing protein — MPNIYLSPSLQPYNEYVNGGSEQYHMNILADNIEPYLRANGIRFTRNTVGMTLGQAIRESNAGYYDLHLALHSNAAPPALAGQLRGTDVYYYPYSTAGSRAAEIIAKNYKEIYPIPEKVRTMPTTTLVEITKTNAPSVLIETAYHDNPEDADWLVNNMPEIAANLVKSLTEIFGIPFIDNPQPARTAKVVTQGGNLNIRSKPSLDAPVIGQAPNGATITVLGEWQGWYVVNYNGIIGYASSQYIR; from the coding sequence ATGCCTAATATTTATCTTAGTCCGTCCCTGCAGCCATATAACGAATACGTAAACGGCGGAAGTGAGCAATATCATATGAATATTCTCGCGGACAATATAGAGCCGTATCTGCGCGCCAATGGAATCCGCTTTACGCGAAATACGGTTGGTATGACGCTCGGCCAGGCAATCCGCGAATCGAATGCAGGGTATTACGACCTGCATCTTGCATTGCATTCTAATGCCGCACCCCCGGCCCTTGCCGGTCAGCTGCGCGGTACCGATGTCTACTATTATCCATACAGCACTGCCGGTAGCCGCGCGGCGGAGATCATTGCCAAAAATTATAAAGAAATTTATCCGATACCCGAAAAGGTACGTACAATGCCGACCACGACGCTTGTAGAAATCACCAAAACGAATGCCCCCTCTGTTCTAATTGAAACGGCATACCACGATAATCCGGAGGACGCAGACTGGCTCGTAAATAATATGCCGGAAATTGCGGCTAATCTGGTGAAATCCCTGACAGAGATTTTCGGAATCCCGTTTATCGATAACCCCCAGCCAGCGCGTACCGCAAAGGTGGTAACACAGGGGGGTAACCTGAATATTCGCAGCAAACCCAGCCTGGATGCTCCTGTGATCGGTCAGGCACCCAACGGTGCCACAATTACTGTTCTAGGTGAATGGCAGGGGTGGTATGTTGTCAATTACAACGGTATTATCGGTTATGCCAGCAGTCAGTATATTCGGTAA
- a CDS encoding DUF3298 and DUF4163 domain-containing protein: MSLPEECGFSMCALDKNFSSTGTEVLTVKIEYPKFELPECGRMETIINRSIWGQVECFFHDAATILFRQAACALHNATHTGDDDSFHPYDAVLHYHVTACNPCYISLYRDAYEYTGGAHGNTVRRSDTWSLKACRAVQACDFFGPKTNFRKALLDEILFQADENMRKCPGIYFENYRKLITRYFNPNRFYLTENSVTFYFQLYEIAPYVSGIVLFPVPFDQLECPPICPQ, translated from the coding sequence ATGAGCTTACCAGAAGAGTGCGGATTTTCGATGTGCGCTCTGGATAAGAATTTCAGCAGCACCGGAACGGAAGTACTGACGGTAAAAATTGAGTACCCGAAATTCGAGCTTCCCGAATGCGGAAGGATGGAAACGATCATTAACCGCTCCATCTGGGGGCAGGTCGAGTGCTTTTTTCACGATGCGGCGACAATCCTTTTTCGCCAGGCGGCCTGTGCACTGCACAACGCAACCCATACAGGGGATGATGATTCCTTCCACCCGTACGACGCCGTTTTGCACTATCACGTGACTGCCTGCAATCCGTGCTATATCAGCCTGTATCGGGATGCCTATGAGTACACGGGAGGCGCACACGGCAACACCGTCCGCCGTTCCGACACGTGGTCGTTGAAGGCATGCAGGGCCGTGCAGGCATGTGATTTCTTTGGCCCGAAAACGAACTTCCGAAAAGCGCTTCTGGATGAAATCCTGTTTCAAGCCGATGAAAACATGAGAAAATGCCCGGGTATCTATTTTGAAAATTACCGCAAGCTGATTACCCGGTATTTTAATCCCAACCGGTTTTATTTGACGGAGAATAGTGTGACTTTTTACTTTCAGCTGTATGAAATCGCGCCATATGTTTCCGGAATCGTTCTCTTTCCCGTGCCGTTCGATCAGCTGGAGTGCCCCCCGATTTGTCCGCAATAG